The genome window AAATAATACTTGAGGTAGAAGCCCCTACCGCATTAAGAGCTTTTACAAGATTAGCAACGGTTAAGCCTTTCTTTAAATAAAAAGCGTTTGGCGTTCTTTTCCCGTTTATTTTAAGCGTAATATTCCTGTTTGATACGGCAACCGGATTTATTTTTATATTGCCGCCCATAACTACCGTTCCAGACCTTTCGTCAATAACTATGATTGCTTTAGAATGAGTTTTTACGTTTATAGCGTTAACGACGGATACAAACTGAGATACGTTTCCTGAATAAGAAACCGGAACTGCGACTTCTACGCTTGCGGAATTTAAAGGCTTTGCGGTTCCTTTTCCAATTTTTGCGTTTATGGCGGCGGCTATTCTCGAAGAATTGGTAAAACTTGGGTTTTTAAGAATAAGCCTGACGGTTTTAAAAGTATTTAAGCCGATAGAAACTCCCTTTTCTACTATTCCGCCGTTATCTATAATGCCTGCAGTTTGAAAATTCTGCGATACAGGAACGTAACCCGGAAGAGGCATCACGTTTTGAGCCGCAACGCTTCCGCCGGTCGAAATAGAGCCTTGCGCAAGGGCGTAAACTTTTCCGTTCGGACCTTTAAGCGGCGTCATAAGCAAAACCCCTCCTTCTATGCTTTCCGCATTGCCGATGGCGCTGACGGTAACGTTTATCTTTTCGCCTGGAACGGCAAAAGGCGGAAGTTCGGCCGTTACCATGACGGCGGCTGTATCCCTTATTTCATAAAGAGAAGCCTCGTTAGTATTAATGCCGAGTTTAGACAGCATGGTAACTATTGACTGCTGGGTAACGTTAACGCCCCACTGGTCGCCCGTGCCGTCAAGACCTGTAACTAAACCGTAGCCTACTATAGGATTGCTCATAGCTCCGTAAACGGAAGTAACGTTGCCTATTGTAGCGGCGGAAGAAGAATTAGGAGCAAAAAAGATAACTGTCGTTAAGCCCCAAAAAAGCAAGAACAGAAAAGCTAAGGGTATTAACAATATTTTTTTATTCATTTATTATTCCGGCCTCCAAATATTATTGCTATATATAATATATCTTATATTTTATTTATATAATCCAAATATATTATCCAAACCTTTATTTTGCAAATACTATTTATACTATTTATTTTTAAGAATTTAGCCGTTGCTCGCCAATCCTTATTCTCTTTAGAACGGCCAGATATCCTGCATAATTTTATACAGCCAGTTCGGACTCTGCGAACTGTTGACGTATCCTCTGCCGTTTATCCATATTCTTTCGTCTGCAAGCTGGGTAGACAGGACCGTGTTTGCC of Candidatus Acidulodesulfobacterium acidiphilum contains these proteins:
- a CDS encoding flagellar basal body P-ring protein FlgI, with the translated sequence MNKKILLIPLAFLFLLFWGLTTVIFFAPNSSSAATIGNVTSVYGAMSNPIVGYGLVTGLDGTGDQWGVNVTQQSIVTMLSKLGINTNEASLYEIRDTAAVMVTAELPPFAVPGEKINVTVSAIGNAESIEGGVLLMTPLKGPNGKVYALAQGSISTGGSVAAQNVMPLPGYVPVSQNFQTAGIIDNGGIVEKGVSIGLNTFKTVRLILKNPSFTNSSRIAAAINAKIGKGTAKPLNSASVEVAVPVSYSGNVSQFVSVVNAINVKTHSKAIIVIDERSGTVVMGGNIKINPVAVSNRNITLKINGKRTPNAFYLKKGLTVANLVKALNAVGASTSSIISMLESIKAAGALSAEIKVI